ataaaaatacaattttttcgCTTAGTTAAATGATGATGTGGAACCCTTCTTAAATTAGATATTTGTGGTGTGGTCATTTctgtttaaatttgaattttatttaagtaATTACTAACTAATTAATAAACTATTAAGTACTAAGAGAAGTCTTTTATCATTGTTTGTTAGATAGGAAGCATGAGTTCCATTAGAGTTGATCGCATGTGGATATATAAGAGACTAGTGTCAAGTCGAACAACAGTCACTTCTAATTTTATAGAAGGTGTGCGTTGATTTATAGAGTTTACATTAATGCAACCTGATTTTGTTAGAATGGAAGTATAAGGTGCCCTTGTTCAAAATGTAAAAACAGTAGTCGGTTTCCTGAACCTCATAATATTTGATCTCATTTATACAAGCATGATTTCATGACAAACTATTATCAATGGGAATCACATGGGGAGCCTTTTCTTCCAATTTCTAGGCCTCAACCTAGTACATATATAGGTGATGAAATAGGTGCTAATAGAACACCAATAAATCCATATCGTACTACGGTCTTGGATGCAGCTGGTCCTAGTTTCAACTTAGACAGTGATGCGTTTGATAGGAATGTTGATGAAAATAACCTCCTAatcaaaaaaaatgttgaaagcTGCTGAAGAGCCATTGTTTGATGGATGTCGGACTCATTCTCCCCTATCAGTAGTGTGCAGGTTGTTGAACATTAAGTCAGAGTCTAACATGAGTGACAATTTCTATAATCAAATTTTGCTATTTTTGAATGAGCTCTTACCTGAAAATGCAAAATTACCTTTTGATTACTATAGGACTAAAAAAATGGTTGCAAAACTTGGGctagaatatgaaaagatagATGTATGTCAGACCAGTTGTATCCTATATTACAAGGATAATAAAGACAAAAGAAATTGTCCTAAGTGTGGTAAACCGCGCTACAAGCCTAAGAGAAGACGCAGTGGAAGGCAAAAAGATGTTCTATATAAAGCATTCTATTACTTTTCTATTACTCCGAGGTTGTAGAGATTATATATGTCAACAAAGACAGCTAAACATATGACATGGCACTGGAAATACCGTCGTGAACCTAGGGTAATGAGTCCAAGTGATGGAGAGGCATAGAAGAAGTTTGATAAGTGTCATCCTAACTTTGCAAGCCAGCCTTGAAATATAAGACTTGGACTTGGAGCTGATGGATTTAGTCCTTGTGGGAATATGGGCCATCCTTATTCTTGTTGGCCAGTAATCATTACACCATATAATCTTCCACCCGAAATATGCATGACTAGCCCTTATATGTTCTTAAGTCTTCTCATTCCCGGTTCAAAGAGTCATGGAAAGAATATAGATATATTCTTAGAATCTCTTATTGATGAATGCGTTGATGGGGTTGAGATTTAAGATTCTcataagaaacaaaattttcaaatgcgAGTTGCAGTTATGTGGACTGTTAATGATTTCCCAACTTATGGAATGTTGTCTGGTTGGATCACACATGGTCTATTATCATGCCCTTGTTGTATGGGTAAAAGTAAGGCATTTTACTTAAAACATGGGAGAAAAGGTTCATTCTTTGATTGCCATCGTAAATTTTTGCATATGGGTCATCCATTTCGACGGGATAGAAAGTCATTTTAAAGAGGAAGGGTTGAGAACTCCACTCCTCCTCTTAGGTTGTATGGTGAAGAAGTTTGGAACAAAGTGTGTACCTTACCAAAAGTGTGTGATCATGACACCTCTTGTAAGTTGCCAGGGTTTGGGGATCAACATAATTGGAAAAAACAAAGCATTTTTTGGGAATTGCCATATTGGAATACAAATATTATTCGGCATAATCTTGATGTGATGCATATTAAGAAAAATGTGTTtgataatatattcaactcaaTAATGGATCTAAAGGATAAAACAAAAGACAATTTAAATGCTAAAAGGGATGTGCAAAATTGTTGCAATCGTCCAGAGCTTGAATTGCTGGAGCATGAAGGAAAAATTATGAAGCCAAAGGCAGCATATTTATTgacaaaagaacaaagaaagttCATATGTGAATGGTTGAAAAGCTTAAGGTTTCCAGatggttatgcttcaaatttGTCTAGATGTGTAGACATGGAAGATTGTAAATTATCAAGGATGAAGAGTCATGACTATCATGTATTTCTAGAAAGGTTGCTACCAATTGCATTTCGAGATCTTTTGCCAGAGCCAATTTGGAATGCTTTAACAAagataagtttattttttttaaggatTATGCGCAAATATGTTAAACGTAGAAGATCTCCAGAAGCTTGACGAAAGCATAAAGGTTACAATTTGCAAGATAGAGAAAATATTTCCTCCTGGTTTCTTTGATCCCATGGAACATTTGCCAATTCATTTACCATATGAAGCAATAGCTCAAGGTCATGTCCATTTTCGATGGATGTACCCTTTTGAGCGGTAAAAATCTAACATATATCATTGATTAGATATTTAATCTAATTACCTAATATCGCACTAACTATATATGTACCAATGCAGAGAAATACACACTTAAAAGAAGATGGTGAAAAATAGATATCACGTTGAGGGATCAATATGTGAAGCTTATAtcattaaagaaatttcaacaTTCTTTTCTCATTATTTCAAGCCTAATGTGCAAACTAGGTTCAACAAAGTTACTCGTAATGATGATGGAGGTGAAGTTGATGCACCCAATGGTTGTCTATCCATCTTTTTGCATCCCGGGCGTCCGAGTGGTGAGATGAATGGTCGTTATTTGTCTGATAAGGAGTGGGATGCAACAAGAATATATGTTTTGTTGAATTATGAGGAGATTCAACAATTTATCCCGTAAGTTTATAGATttaacctatatatatatatatatatatatatatatatatagacacacacacacacacacacatcctGCATGAAtggataatttaaaaataataacttctTACTTCTGTAGTATCTTTGAAGGTGAGTTGAAAAGAAATTCAGAAAATATCAGTCTTGAGGAAATTGATAAAGAGACGAATAGTAGATTTGCCAACTGGTTCGAAGCTTATGTGAGTAAAATACTATAGTATGAAGaagttgttgtttttattaatcTACATCAAGTAATAATCTATACATAACTATATAGATCATCGGCCTACTTTGTGTATTTTTTAGGTTCTCAATCCAGCTAACAACATAAGTGATGAGCAGTTAAGAGACTTGGCTTCTGGTCCTCATAAGTGGGTGCAAACTTGGCCTCAATATTTTACAAATGGCTATAGGTTTCACACACTTAGACATGGCTCTAACAGATCAACTATGAATAGTGGTGTGTGCATAAAAGGGACAACTTGGAATGACTAAGAAACTGACTATTATGGATTGCTTGGTGAGGTGATACAACTTGAATATTCCAATCCAACAAAGAAAAGAACCACTCTTGTCTTGTTCAAATGTGATTGGTTTGATCCAGCAATGGGTCGAGGGTGTAAGGTTCATAATCAGTATGGGCTGATTGATATCAATCATAAAAAAGGTTCTCGACCTATGCTTTTGAACCTTTTGTATTGGTTGAACAATCGCAACAAGTCTATTTTGCAGAATATCCCTGTAAAAAGAAAGATAGTATTGACTGGTGGGCAGTGTGTAAAATAAAATCTAGAATTAAAATTGATTCTCCAAATATGCCATACCAAGAAGATGACAATTTACCCCAATAATCCCAAATATCAGGGATGATCTTGATAGCTATCAAAAGTGATGAAATGACAGTGGATTCTGATTTTGAACTCTCTGAAGAAAAAACTTTGAAACCGATGATAGTGAATGACAATGACTTTTaactataatttcttttttggagTGTTTTCTTTTATTACTATTGCTACCTTTTGATATTGCTTGATGTCATTTCTTAAacctaaatatttcttttcgaAGTTGATTCATCAAGCTGTTAAAATGGTTATAATAGTGAACATTGAGTGCATATAAGCTTCATTATTTTCTCTACATTAATCATTTTTATAGCAtgaaatgttgaaatttttttaagtgtcttCTTTGAGTATTATTCTATAGTTCTTGTTAGATTTTTATGGGGAAATATGAGAATAGGAAGAGGCATTAAACGTAGTTGGGGAGGCCGTGGAGGCATAACTAACAAAGGAGGAGGAGGCAGCAAGCTACGAGCAGAGACTTCTCAAAAGGGTGTTAGTGAATCATCAATTCCTACATCTCAGCAAGTTGGTTTAAACCAGTGTATTGTCTCATCACATGAAAGTAGTTCTCAACAGATTGTACATACATCTCAAGAAGCCAATGCTCAACAAATGACTACTCCTGAAAATCTTGCTGGTCAACAAGAGGCTCCTACTTCTCTAGATGTTGGATGACAAGAAACACCTTTGTCTCAGAATGTTGGTGCTCAACAAGAAACTCCAACTCAAGATTTCTCCTGAACGTACACTCACATCTTTTGAAAGTAGTAATCCACAGGGCAGACAAGATACACTTGGTGGCATAAAATCCTTGAGAATTAATGGAGATACGTAAGTAATacaaaattatagaagtaatgGCTAAATATGTTCTCATTTAATAATCTTCTCATAAAATATTGTATGAACAATATATTTAATGATTGTAGAAGGAACTAACTTGTAAAGAGCTTCGGAACGATGAATTATTTCTGATGACTCACTAAAGGAAAAACGAAAAGAAGTGGATCTGTGGAATGTCAGAAAGGATGTGGGTATGTTTTATCTCATTTTATCAGTGATGTTTTTTCTGAAAGATATTTTTGCTTAAAATTATATCCATGTAAATTGTTTTCTATGAAGAAATAAGAAATTGGTCTGTTAatgagaattttcttttttttttttaattcttggGCATAACGTAAAGAGAGTGATTTCACATTTGAAAGAACTTTAAGTATATTTGGTTGTTAGTTGTGGTGTTAGGTGCACTTGTTTGACGGTGGATTATTACACCAGAAAAtgattttcacatttaaaataacttcaagtatctcattgtagaaaaatacCATTATCCATGCTATCATTTTACTGAGAAATCCCAATTCTGTAAGTATTTGTTCGAGAAACACCCATTCAACCTCTTCCGGCAAACCTTGTGTTACATTCATTTTCACTAAGACTGGTATAGGATACTCTTTTTTGTTTAGCAGTACACACGTCTACAAAGAGTTGTTTCTCTAGCCGACTAGAAATTATGCTAAGAGTTTCCACACCCCAATAGTTAAGGGCCATCGAACAGGACTTCATCTCTATCGTTTTGGTTTTGGAATTTCACTATGTAGCAACCTGCATCGGGGTAATATTACTCAGGTACATAAGCAAAAATTTAGTACCCATCAATATAATTTCTCATGTAGGAGAAAGTAGGTGTTTCACAACATATACATCACTAGAGCATTATTCCATTCATCGGCCAGTTTCATTATTTCTGGTGCGTGTAATACACTTAATGGTCATCCATCAATTATATTTGGTGGATTATCAGTTAAAGGCATACCAGTGGTGGAAGTACAGTTTGACATGAATAGGTTGTTCCAAACTTCTTCCAATCTATGTATGTCTTATTATGCTCATTGTATTTTGTTTCTGCCCGACTCTCATTCTACCTGAAGGTTTAAATAAGGAACCTATATGGTTTAAATAGGCCATTTAGAAAAGATGTTCTTGTCTAGCAGGGGAGAATAGCAATCTAAACAAATACACCAAGCTTCAGAGAGTAATTTCTTCCATAAGCTTCTCATTTTCTCTCTACAATTATTGGCGTAGATGACTATTATCAGACAATAAAAATTTGAGCACGTACTTGCTACATTCATATGCGTAAAATGATCATGTTCTTCTTCCATCTGAGTAGTCACATCCTTAAAATTCAGATTCTCTTATTTTCGGCTAATGAGTAGTTATAGATGCATATATTGATCGTGTACTACTTCTATCAGAATAGTCATTTCATCAGGCTTCCATAAAATCCAGATTCTACTATTTTCGGCTGATGACTGGTTATAGATGCATAAATTGATCATGTATACTTCTATCAAAATAGTCATTTTACCGGTCTTTCATAAATCCAGATTTTCCTATTTTCAGCTAATGAGTAGTTATGCGCATAACTTCAACCTCTAGTTATCTTATTCACGCATTTAGAGAACTTAGTGTACCTTTGTTTCTAGTATTCCAGCAAAAGAAATTTTATGGTTTACCAAAATACCTTGTCATCTTTTTTTGATTGAAGGGGGCTATTCATTCCCATTACGTTCCGGATTAACTAGTTCATTAAAGAGAGAAGTGTACCCTCCCATCAAGAGGTTTCTAAGTCTATCTTCTCGCCTCATTTCCACGAGACAGTGAACAGAAAACATTATCCATATTCATTGTTGGCCATGTTTTTAGTTTCCTCTAATAGGTACCTAACTTCACCAACTCTATGTATGATAAACTACTTTGCATGTTATCCACGCCAATGGAAGTGATTATCCTTTATGGAATGTCACGTCACTCTTCTTGTAACTTTGTTTGCTTTCCCTCCTTTTGTTTCTGATGTTGTATGCTCATTGCTTTGTGAGGTTCCTTATTTTGATCATGTTTGTTCATATCATGTTTACAATATACATATGGAGGAGGCAAGTATTTTTGTTTACACCTGGTCTAGGGATCCACTTTTGCACATGATTTCTCCTTCCTCGTCTTGGCAAAACAATTTCCTGTTGATCCCTCCTATTGGAGGTTGAATGTGTCCACCATCATCAAAGCTGCATATATGACCAATCTTTTACATTTCTTACATAATACCGATTTCCAGTCATAGTTAATATTTTGAACAAACATCCTTCCtgtagaataaaaaaattcaacctcTTCTGGTAAACCTTGTGTTACATTAATTTTCACTAAGACTCTTGTATAGGATACTCTTTGTTGTTTAGCAGTAGACACATCCGCAAATATTTACTTCTCTAGATATCTAGCCATTTTATTAAGAGTTTCTGCAACCCATTAGTTCAAGGCCAGTGAACAGGACTTCATCTCTATCGTTTTGGTTTTGGAATTTCACTATATAGCAGCATGCATCGTGGTAATATAACTCAGGTATAGAAACAAAATTTTAGCACCCATCTGTAACCATCCGAGG
The window above is part of the Solanum pennellii chromosome 5, SPENNV200 genome. Proteins encoded here:
- the LOC107020543 gene encoding uncharacterized protein LOC107020543 isoform X1, with protein sequence MHYFTSLHHAPTIRTICFSLQKLEITKNCDFLLQLRKKLESFWNFLSVLPNRRQASEEVISLPVLVRFLWGNMRIGRGIKRSWGGRGGITNKGGGGSKLRAETSQKGVSESSIPTSQQVGLNQCIVSSHESSSQQIVHTSQEANAQQMTTPENLAGQQEAPTSLDVG
- the LOC107020543 gene encoding uncharacterized protein LOC107020543 isoform X2, with the translated sequence MHYFTSLHHAPTIRTICFSLQKLEITKNCDFLLQLRKKLESFWNFLSVLPNRRQASEEVISLPGRGIKRSWGGRGGITNKGGGGSKLRAETSQKGVSESSIPTSQQVGLNQCIVSSHESSSQQIVHTSQEANAQQMTTPENLAGQQEAPTSLDVG